From Desulfallas thermosapovorans DSM 6562:
TTGTAACTATTTATCAATATTAGTATATAGAGAGCAACCCGAGTAATATTTTAAAATTTACATTATTGAAAAATTTCTATTTTTGTGATATTGTTTAAATAATTAGAAAGTTTAAATTATTACCTTTTTTGAATGATTAATCATTCAGTGAATTTTTTTAAGGAGGTCATTTAAATGGCTAGGGGAGAATTTTTTTGGACCAAGTATTATCCTGAAGGGGTGCCCGAACAGATAGAGATACCCAGTGTACCCCTTTACCATCTTTTAGAACAGGCCGTCCAAAGGCATCCAAATAACATTGCCACGATTTTTATGGGCCATAAGTTGACCTTTACCCAGCTCAAAGAGCAGGTAGACAGGTTTGCCACGGCTCTGGATGCCCTGGGGGTGAAAAAGGGGGACCGGGTGGCGGTGATGCTGCCTAACTGTCCCCAAACAGTGATTGCGTACTATGCCATTGTCAGTATCGGTGCCGTGGCAGTGATGACCAATCCCCTTTATATGGAAAGAGAATTATCTCACCAGCTTAGGGATGCCGATGTTCAAACATTAATATATCTTGATGCCCTTGGTCAGAAGGTGTTTAATGTGCTGCCACAGACAAGGGTTAAAAATTTAATTGTCACCGGCGTGCAGGATTATTTACCTTTGCCCCTTAATCTGCTTTATCCTATAAAAGCTAAAAAACAGGGACAGGTGCTGGACGTTCCCAAAGACCGGGGGATCCTCCGGTTTAAGGAATTGCTGCAGAGGCATTCACCGCAGCCGCCAAGGGTGCAGTTGGATCCTGAAAATGACCTGGCTCTGCTGCAGTATACCGGGGGGACCACCGGGTTGTCCAAGGGTGCTATGCTAACCCATAAAAATCTGGTGGCCAATGTAATGCAGGTTCGCTCATGGTTCCCCGATTGCCAGGAGGGGGAGGAAAGAATACTGGGCGCCCTGCCGTTCTTTCACGTGTTTGGTATGACGGTGGTCATGAACTTTGCCATATACTGCTGCTCCACCATGATACTACTGCCGCGTTTTGAAATTGATACAGTATTACAGCAAATAAACAAGTACCGTCCTACCTTGTTTCCCGGTGCACCCACCATGTACGTGGCGGTTATATCCCACCCCGAGGTGAAAAAATATGATATTTCATCTATAAAAGCCTGTATTAGCGGGGCTGCTCCGCTGCCCGTGGAGGTGCAGGAAAAGTTTGAGAGCTTGACCGGGGGTAAACTGGTTGAGGGATACGGGTTAACGGAGTCATCCCCGGTTACCCACAGCAACCCCATTTATGGGACCAGGATTGCGGGTTCCATTGGCCAGCCCGTGCCCAATACCAATGTAAAAATTATGGATACCGAGCTGGGCACCCGGGAAATGCCGCTGGGTGAGATCGGAGAACTCTGTATCAAGGGGCCCCAGGTAATGAAAGGGTACTGGAATATGCCTGACGAAACGGCCAAAACGCTCCGGGACGGCTGGCTGTACACCGGGGATATTGCCCGGATGGATGAGCAGGGATTTACTTATATAGTGGATCGTAAAAAGGATATGGTTATTGCCGGTGGCTACAATATTTATCCCCGGGAAGTGGAGGAAGTTTTATACGAACACGACAAAGTGCAGGAAGCGGTGGTGGCGGGCGTGCCCGATCCCTACCGGGGTGAGACGCTGAAGGCGTATATCATTCTCAAGGAGGGGCAGCAGGCCAGTGAGCAGGAGATCATAGATTTTTGTTACAAACACCTGGCCAAATACAAAGTGCCTAAAAAGGTTGAGTTTCGGGATGAATTGCCGAAAACAATGGTGGGTAAAATATTGCGCCGCATCCTGGTGGAGGAGGAAAAGGCCAAGCTGGAAAAGGCCGCTAAAAAGTAAACAAAAAAAAGATAGGTTGATAGTGTTTGCTTTGTTATCACTGCTTACTCCGATTTGACCCGTACAGCAATGTGGCTCTCCCCGGGCAGAATGTATATATTAATGTGAAGGGCAGGATAATTTATATTAGTAATGAATTAGTTAAATAGTCGTTGGAAAACAAGCTTTGGTGTCAGGTGTTGAAGGATTGAAAGTTAAAGAATTTTTAATCCTTCAACACCCGGCGCCACCGTGTAAGGTTAATCTATATACTTTTCAAACAGGTAAGAAAACGTGTAGAAAGGAAATGGAATTAAATGCCGGCCCAGATATTGTTGGCTGCCATCAACCGGGAGCAACTGGCCACCGCCAGCCGCATTGCGGCTGCCCGGGGGATGGTTGTTTTTGGTACCATGGATGGCGGGTTGTTGAAAAAAATAGAAACCGGTGGCACCGTTGTGCCCGTATATTTTTACGAGCCCGGTTGAGACTGGCCCCGTAAAGTGGTTGCCGTGGGCAATCTTAAAGCTGTTTGGACCGATTTGCCCGATGTGGACGAAGAGATAACCTTTAAAAAAGAATTTCATCGCTGTTTCGGGTGCGGTTGGGACAAGGTGATGCTGGGGGCGGAAAAGCCCTTTGATCACCACCGGTACTGGGACGGCTACTTTGCCGTGGCGAGTGTGGCGCCCGGCCAGGGCCTTACCGTTCTTGATGTTGCCGTGGCGGGCGGTGATGGTATCAAGCCGGTGTGTTATAATGTTATTGTGACTTAAAATACGGGGAGTACGGGGAAGGAGAGCGCTTAATGGTTTTGGATTTTCAACAAGGGATTATGGAGAAGTTGACCAATGGCACCCTGGAACAGCTCAATATGGAGGACAAGTTTAACTTTGCCTGCGGGCCGGAATGTATGGGCCGGTGCTGTCAAAACATCACCATTTTACTGGACCCGTGGGATGTGGAAGTGATGGCCCGGCACCTTGACATGCCCGGCCAGCAGTTTTTTACCCGTTATTGTGCAACGGAACCCGACCGGGACAGCGGTTGGCCCCTGGTGTGGCTGGCCAGCGCCGCAAAGGGGCATTGTGCATTTATGCTGGAGGATGGCCGGTGTTCCATATACCCGGCCCGGTCCCGCAACTGCCGCACTTATCCCCTGGGCCGGGCCGTGCGCTACCACCGGGACGGTGACCGGTGTCGCAAAGAAGAGCGTATTTTTATGGTGGATCGCATGCAGTTTTGCCTGGGCCACACCTCCCAGCGGGTTTGGACAGTCCAGGAATGGTTTGATGATACTGCTGCACAGGATTTTTATCTAATGTCCGATGAATATACCGAACTGGTTGATTATGCGGTACGGGTACTACAGTGCCGGGAATGGCTAAGCCCAAAGATAATACAAATGCTAATGCCATTTTTGTTTGCCCCGGATATGCTGCGTAACAAGCTTAATATCAGCGAGGAACAAATTGAGCACCGGGAATTCCACCGCCGCCGCATGCAAGCCGTTAAACTTATTCTCACCGATATAGCTTCGGGATTTGGTTACGGGCCGCAGGCCGAGGTTGGTGTAGATGCCTTTACCGGCAGCCTGATGGACCGGGTGCGGAAGGTCATGCTTGCCGGTGCATAAAACTGAAAAGCAGGCTTGATATATTAACTGTCCCGGGCATTTTTATCGCCCGGGATTTTTGCCGCCGGGCGGGGTGTAAAATCACAGGCATATATTTTGCATATGAACATAATTAAATAATTTCGCGGGGGGATTTGTTATGTCATCTGTCAAAAACATACATGATTTAACCCGGGAGCAGTTAATTGATTTTGTAGCTGATTTAAGTAAACGCTGGCTGGCTCATGACGGGCTATGGTTTCAGGCTGTAGAAAAAAAATACGGCCTGGACAAGGCCATTGAGGCCGATGCCGCAGCCTGGGAAAAGTTTACCGTCAACGAGGCCAACCGGATTAAAAAGTTTCTCGGCCTGCCCGAGCAGGGTGGATTGGATGCCCTGGAGCAGGCTTTGCGGTTCCGCCTGTATGCCTTTTTAAATAAGCAGGAAATTATCCGCCAGGCGCCCAATAAGCTGGTATTTCGAATGAACACCTGCCGGGTGCAGGCAGCCCGGGAGCGTAAAAAAATGGACTTTTTCCCATGCAAGCCCGTAGGATTGGTGGAATATAGCGGTTTTGCCCGTACCATCGACCCGCGTATCAGTACCCGGTGTATTTGCTGCCCGCCCGATGAGCCTGAAGAGGGTTGCCACTGTGCCTGGGAGTTCACACTGGAGGAGTAAATTGTAAACAAAAGTAGCACATGGTTGTTAACGGCCGGTAATGCTGCTCTGGGGCTTTAGCCGGCCTCATTTTATATATAGTGTATATAGCAGGCGAATGGGTTTATAAAAGCTGGTATTGATTTTGCATTATAACTTTTAATAAATACTTTAATAAATTAAACCCGGGTGCGCCAATTGGAGGTGATGGTTGTTAAAAGGGCGCCAATGACTGCCGCATAGACGGTGGGGGGATATTTGGCGAATAAAATGTCTAAATATTCAACCATTTAAAAATGTAAAAAATATTTACACAATATACTTTCTTTTACGGGGGTATGAATGATGAGTGATAAAAACCTGCAGGCCCTTGATGTGGAGCTAAACGAAAAAGCCTCTATGATTAAAAAGGGCGGTGCTCCCAAGTACCATGCCAGTAATGCCAAAAAGGGCAAACTGTTCGCCCGGGAGAGGTTGGAACTGCTGCTTGATCCCGGTTCCATCACAGTGGAGGACGGACTGTGGGCCAATAACCTGGCGGATGGCCTGCCGGCTGATGGTGTAGTGACAGCCGTGGGTAAAATTCACGGGCGTACTGTATGTGTAATGGCTAATGACTCTACGGTGAAGGCAGGCTCCTGGGGCTGGCGCACGGTGGAAAAAATTATCCGTATTCAGGAGACGGCCATGAACATGCAGGTGCCCATGCTGTACCTGGTGGACTCCGCCGGGGCCAGAATTACGGACCAGATCGAAATGTTTCCCGGCCGTCGGGGTGCGGGTCGTATTTTCTACAACGAGGTAAAGATGTCGGGCATGGTACCGCAAATATGCCTGCTATTTGGACCCTCCGCCGCGGGCGGGGCTTATATTCCCGCCTTTTGCGACGTGGTGTTCATGGTGGAAGGTAATGCCAGCATGTACCTGGGCTCACCCCGGATGGCGGAAATGGTGATTTTTGAAAAGGTTACCCTGGAGGAAATGGGCGGTGCCCGGATGCACTGCAGTGTCAGCGGGTGCGGTGATTTGCTGGCGGCTACGGAGCAGGAGGCCATCGAAGCTTGCCGCCGCTACCTCACCTACCTGCCCCAGAATTACAGGGAAAAAACTCCTTTGGTTCATGCACAGCCGCCTGCCCCGGGGCGAGATATTGAAGAAATAGTACCGGTGGAAGAAAACCAGGCCTTTGATATGTATGAAGTAATCAACCGGCTTATTGACCGGGACAGCTGGTTTGAGATTAAAAAGTTGTTCGCCCCGGAATTAATCACGGGTTTGGCCCGGATT
This genomic window contains:
- a CDS encoding long-chain-fatty-acid--CoA ligase translates to MARGEFFWTKYYPEGVPEQIEIPSVPLYHLLEQAVQRHPNNIATIFMGHKLTFTQLKEQVDRFATALDALGVKKGDRVAVMLPNCPQTVIAYYAIVSIGAVAVMTNPLYMERELSHQLRDADVQTLIYLDALGQKVFNVLPQTRVKNLIVTGVQDYLPLPLNLLYPIKAKKQGQVLDVPKDRGILRFKELLQRHSPQPPRVQLDPENDLALLQYTGGTTGLSKGAMLTHKNLVANVMQVRSWFPDCQEGEERILGALPFFHVFGMTVVMNFAIYCCSTMILLPRFEIDTVLQQINKYRPTLFPGAPTMYVAVISHPEVKKYDISSIKACISGAAPLPVEVQEKFESLTGGKLVEGYGLTESSPVTHSNPIYGTRIAGSIGQPVPNTNVKIMDTELGTREMPLGEIGELCIKGPQVMKGYWNMPDETAKTLRDGWLYTGDIARMDEQGFTYIVDRKKDMVIAGGYNIYPREVEEVLYEHDKVQEAVVAGVPDPYRGETLKAYIILKEGQQASEQEIIDFCYKHLAKYKVPKKVEFRDELPKTMVGKILRRILVEEEKAKLEKAAKK
- a CDS encoding DUF6125 family protein produces the protein MSSVKNIHDLTREQLIDFVADLSKRWLAHDGLWFQAVEKKYGLDKAIEADAAAWEKFTVNEANRIKKFLGLPEQGGLDALEQALRFRLYAFLNKQEIIRQAPNKLVFRMNTCRVQAARERKKMDFFPCKPVGLVEYSGFARTIDPRISTRCICCPPDEPEEGCHCAWEFTLEE
- a CDS encoding YkgJ family cysteine cluster protein, with the protein product MVLDFQQGIMEKLTNGTLEQLNMEDKFNFACGPECMGRCCQNITILLDPWDVEVMARHLDMPGQQFFTRYCATEPDRDSGWPLVWLASAAKGHCAFMLEDGRCSIYPARSRNCRTYPLGRAVRYHRDGDRCRKEERIFMVDRMQFCLGHTSQRVWTVQEWFDDTAAQDFYLMSDEYTELVDYAVRVLQCREWLSPKIIQMLMPFLFAPDMLRNKLNISEEQIEHREFHRRRMQAVKLILTDIASGFGYGPQAEVGVDAFTGSLMDRVRKVMLAGA
- a CDS encoding acyl-CoA carboxylase subunit beta; this encodes MSDKNLQALDVELNEKASMIKKGGAPKYHASNAKKGKLFARERLELLLDPGSITVEDGLWANNLADGLPADGVVTAVGKIHGRTVCVMANDSTVKAGSWGWRTVEKIIRIQETAMNMQVPMLYLVDSAGARITDQIEMFPGRRGAGRIFYNEVKMSGMVPQICLLFGPSAAGGAYIPAFCDVVFMVEGNASMYLGSPRMAEMVIFEKVTLEEMGGARMHCSVSGCGDLLAATEQEAIEACRRYLTYLPQNYREKTPLVHAQPPAPGRDIEEIVPVEENQAFDMYEVINRLIDRDSWFEIKKLFAPELITGLARIGGRAVGILANQSLAKGGVLFVDSADKAARFMNLCDAFNIPLLFLMDVPGFMIGSAVERQGIIRHGAKMISAMSEATVPKVSVVVRKAYGAGLYAMCGPAFEPDCCMALPSAMIAVMGPQAAVNAVYENKINALPPEERPAFVQQKREEYARDVDIYRLASELVVDHIVSGAELRDELIKRFALYESKTRVFTERKHPVYPV